CGTACGGGACTGAAGGGCTGGGGCGGTGTGGGGGCGATGGCCTTCGCCTGCTCCCTCGCGGTGCTGTTCGCCTGCCTCCTGCCGGTGCTCCGCTCGCACGGCACGGGCGGGGAGACCGGTGCGGGCGGCCACGGCGTCACCCGGGGCGGCCAGGCGCGGGCCGCGCAGGAGTGCGCGGAACCCGAGAAGCAGACCCTGGCCCCGTCCGACGCCGACGGCCCCACCATCGACGAGATCCAGAACCGGCAGGGCGAGAAGCGCAAGCTGATCGTCGGCGTCGACCAGAACAGCTACCGCTGGGGCTACCGCGACCCGAACAGCGGCGGCGACGCCGAGCTGGAGGGCTTCGACATCGATCTGGCGCACCGCATAGCGCAGGACCTCCTCGGCGACCCGGACGCCGTGCAGTTCAAGGCGATCCCCACCAACCAGCGCGAGCCCGCGATCGAGAACGGCCGGGTCGACATGGTGGTCCGCACGATGACCATCAACTGCGCACGCCTGGAGAAGGTCGCCTTCTCGGCACCGTACTTCAGGACCGGCCAGCAGCTGCTGGCCCCCAAGTCCTCGGCGATCACCGGCTACGACGGCACGCTCGCCGGCAAGAAGATCTGCACGGCGGCGGGTTCCACCGCGCTCAGCACACTGGAGCAGGACCGCGAGGACGGCAGGCTGGCCGCCGACACCGACCTGGGCACCACCGTGCCCAACCAACTCGACTGCCTGGTGCGGCTCCAGCTCGGCGAGGTCGACGCGGTGGTCACCGACGGCGCGCTCGCCGCCAGCCAGGCCGCGCAGGACCCGACGGTCCAGCTCAAGGGCGACGCCTTCACCACGGAGTACTACGGCGTGGCGATGAAGAAGGACGCCGACGATCTGGTACGCCGGGTCAACCACGTCCTCCGGGAATGGCGCGCGGACGAGTCCGGGGGCTGGCAGGACTCGTACGACGCGTGGCTGAAGCCGACGATGGGGGACGACGCGGCGAAGTCGGAGCCGCCGGCCCCGGAGTATCTGCGCACGAGCTGACCGACCCCCGCACCGCAGGGAACAGCACGCACAAGTCCGCGACAGCGAGAGGTGATCGATGGGCGACACGGATCCCACCGGGCCGGTGATGGACCGGGACGAGGTGGACCGTGCGCTGGCGCGGCTCGGCGCGGAGCACGAGGCGATCGAGACCTCGCTCCTCGCCCTCCAGGACCACGCGGGCCGCAGACTCCTCGAGGGCGCCGCCCTGACGGGGGTGACCGCCGAGCGCTGGAGCGCCGCGGAGGCGTCGATCACCCTGCTGTGGAACTGCTTCGACGCCTACACGAGAGCGCTGCGCACCGCCCGGGAGATCCGCTCCCGGCGCCGCTGGTCCAGCCGCGAGGACCTGGCCGAGCTGACCGAGCTGCTGCGCGGCGAGGCCGTCACGATGGCCGGGGGCGCCGCCGCCACGGCGGGCGCGCCCGACGGCGGTCCGGGCCGCCTGAGCGAGCGGTACTCGCTGGCGACGCTGGTGGACCGGATGAACCAGCTGTACGCCGCCTCCCTCGACATGGTGGTCGCCGCCGACGCGGTGTGGTCGGCGCTGCCCGCGCGGATCGATCTGCTCGCCGCGGAGCTCCGGCGCACCCGCGAACTCGCGCACTCCGTGGGCGTCCGCCCCGGCGAGCACCCGGCCGGCGACGACCTGGAGCGGATCACCCGCACCCTGACGAGGCTGCGCGAGCAGGTGGTGTCCGACCCGCTGGCCTTCTGGACACCGGCGGAGGGCAGTTCGGCGCCCGGGGGCGGCCGTCCGGACACCACGGTCTACGACCGGGAGGCACGCGCCCTGGAGGACGTGCGCCGCGAGATCGACGCCGTGCTGGCCGTGCGCCAGGACGCGGAGCAGCGGATCGTGCGGCTGCGGGACGTGCTCTCCCGGGCGGACCGCACGCTCGCGGAGGCCCGTACCGCGCGCGGCGAGGTGCTGGCGAAGATCGCCGCGACGGAGGTGCCGGTCGTCAGCGGGCCGCCGACCGCGCTGCAGGAGCAGCTCGCGGCGGCCGCCGAGTACCGCCGGCACGCCCAGTGGCACCGCCTGTCGCCGCTCCTGGAGTCCCTGGAGGAGAAGGCGGAGGACGAACTGCTGCGCGCCCGCGAGTCGCTGACGGCGGTCACCGCGCCGCTCGCGGTCC
This region of Streptomyces ambofaciens ATCC 23877 genomic DNA includes:
- a CDS encoding glutamate ABC transporter substrate-binding protein, whose product is MRAQRLRTGLKGWGGVGAMAFACSLAVLFACLLPVLRSHGTGGETGAGGHGVTRGGQARAAQECAEPEKQTLAPSDADGPTIDEIQNRQGEKRKLIVGVDQNSYRWGYRDPNSGGDAELEGFDIDLAHRIAQDLLGDPDAVQFKAIPTNQREPAIENGRVDMVVRTMTINCARLEKVAFSAPYFRTGQQLLAPKSSAITGYDGTLAGKKICTAAGSTALSTLEQDREDGRLAADTDLGTTVPNQLDCLVRLQLGEVDAVVTDGALAASQAAQDPTVQLKGDAFTTEYYGVAMKKDADDLVRRVNHVLREWRADESGGWQDSYDAWLKPTMGDDAAKSEPPAPEYLRTS